In a genomic window of Brevinematales bacterium:
- the gatB gene encoding Asp-tRNA(Asn)/Glu-tRNA(Gln) amidotransferase subunit GatB, with protein MEYEAVIGLEVHVQLNTATKIFCSCSTEFGAAPNSHVCEICMGQPGVLPVLNREALDKAVKAGLALNCGISDYSKFDRKNYFYPDLPKGYQISQFDYPICGTGHLDIDLPDGTTKHVGITRAHLEEDAGKLVHTEGAAYSLVDLNRAGVPLLEIVSEPDMRSSEEAFHYLKSLRNIMKYIGVSDVNLEEGSLRCDANISIRPMGETKLGTKVEVKNMNSFNGVRKAIDHEIERQIFAAENGERIVQETRLYDAAANKTHPMRSKEEANDYRYFPEPDLPPVCVTPEEIDTIRKTLPELPRGKMRRFEADYKITRQDAITLTDDFELAAYFEECLKGYKGEPKKAANWIQAEVMAILNELSMGITEYAAKMMPAAQVTELLNFVEDGTITGKMAKDVFAAMVDTKKTARQVIGEKGLKQVSDSGELEKVVDKVISDNPAEVEKYRSGKKNVIGFFVGQIMKDTKGQANPKMVNEILTKKLDQA; from the coding sequence ATGGAATACGAGGCAGTCATCGGGCTGGAAGTGCATGTCCAGCTCAATACCGCGACAAAAATCTTCTGCAGCTGTTCTACCGAATTCGGCGCGGCTCCCAATTCGCACGTGTGCGAAATATGTATGGGCCAGCCGGGCGTACTGCCGGTGCTGAACCGCGAGGCGCTCGACAAGGCGGTCAAGGCCGGACTCGCGCTGAACTGCGGGATTTCGGACTACTCCAAGTTCGACCGTAAAAATTATTTCTATCCCGACCTCCCCAAGGGTTACCAGATATCGCAGTTCGATTATCCCATCTGCGGGACCGGGCACCTCGATATCGACCTGCCCGACGGGACGACCAAGCATGTCGGCATCACCCGCGCGCATCTCGAGGAGGACGCCGGGAAACTCGTGCATACCGAGGGCGCCGCGTACTCGCTGGTCGACCTGAACCGCGCGGGAGTACCGTTACTGGAAATAGTCTCCGAGCCGGATATGCGTTCGTCCGAGGAGGCGTTCCACTACCTCAAATCCCTGCGTAATATTATGAAGTACATCGGCGTCAGCGACGTCAACCTCGAAGAGGGGAGTCTCCGCTGCGACGCCAATATCTCCATACGCCCCATGGGCGAGACCAAGCTCGGCACGAAGGTCGAGGTCAAGAATATGAACAGCTTCAACGGAGTCCGCAAGGCGATCGACCATGAGATCGAGCGGCAGATATTCGCGGCTGAGAACGGCGAACGGATCGTGCAGGAGACCCGTCTCTACGACGCCGCCGCCAATAAGACCCATCCCATGCGGAGCAAGGAGGAGGCCAACGATTACCGTTACTTCCCCGAGCCCGACCTCCCGCCGGTCTGCGTGACCCCCGAGGAGATCGATACGATACGTAAGACTCTGCCCGAACTGCCGCGCGGGAAAATGCGCCGTTTCGAGGCCGATTATAAGATCACCCGGCAGGACGCGATTACGCTGACCGACGATTTCGAGCTCGCGGCGTATTTCGAGGAGTGTCTCAAGGGATACAAGGGCGAGCCGAAAAAGGCCGCGAACTGGATACAGGCGGAGGTGATGGCGATACTGAACGAGCTCTCGATGGGAATCACCGAGTACGCCGCGAAAATGATGCCCGCCGCGCAGGTCACCGAGCTCCTGAACTTCGTCGAGGACGGCACGATCACCGGGAAGATGGCGAAGGACGTGTTCGCCGCGATGGTCGACACTAAAAAGACCGCGAGACAGGTGATCGGCGAGAAGGGGCTGAAACAGGTCAGCGACAGCGGCGAATTGGAGAAAGTTGTCGATAAAGTAATCAGCGATAACCCGGCGGAAGTCGAAAAGTACCGTTCCGGGAAAAAGAACGTCATCGGGTTCTTCGTCGGCCAGATTATGAAGGATACCAAGGGACAGGCCAACCCGAAGATGGTGAACGAGATACTGACGAAGAAGCTGGATCAGGCTTAA
- a CDS encoding beta-propeller fold lactonase family protein: MRILAIVLVMAAALLNAANGVTLKKIATFNGMGAPKAVEVSPDGTWVTVMNLEGMNVTIIDPKTLTVIKVVNFAPYKTSAPGHNYTTHEAISSFAEKPVECGFTPDGQYAWVSFHNGACVVRIDKNEMDPPDGMLSQKAKIEDKVNKKSYVKTMPKVKVLSTPKVIQVTPDGKYVLVANWFGQSISVIDAASMKKIKDIKTGDNVIPRGIAITSDSKIAYVANMKGGSIAVIDLVKLEKVKNLYITGNPRHIVLSPDNKFLYITDNSGGKVIKYDIEAGKIAKSQYVGAMARTVAITPDGKYLIAAAHGADLLVVLDSDTLAILSKTTFFKPMGISVSPDGKQVWVSSYGGGYVSAFELTE; encoded by the coding sequence ATGAGAATTCTGGCTATAGTATTAGTAATGGCGGCCGCGCTTCTGAACGCGGCAAACGGTGTCACCCTTAAAAAGATCGCGACATTCAACGGAATGGGCGCGCCGAAAGCGGTCGAAGTATCGCCCGACGGGACATGGGTGACCGTGATGAACCTGGAAGGGATGAATGTAACGATTATCGACCCGAAGACCCTCACAGTTATTAAGGTAGTCAACTTCGCTCCTTATAAAACATCGGCTCCCGGTCATAATTACACCACGCATGAAGCGATCTCGTCATTCGCGGAAAAACCGGTGGAGTGCGGGTTTACTCCCGACGGCCAGTACGCATGGGTATCGTTCCATAACGGCGCATGTGTCGTCCGTATCGACAAGAACGAGATGGATCCGCCCGACGGAATGCTTTCCCAGAAAGCTAAGATCGAGGATAAGGTAAATAAGAAATCCTACGTGAAGACTATGCCTAAAGTTAAAGTACTCAGCACCCCGAAGGTCATTCAGGTGACCCCCGACGGGAAGTACGTGCTGGTCGCCAACTGGTTCGGCCAGTCCATATCGGTGATCGACGCGGCGTCGATGAAGAAGATCAAGGATATCAAAACCGGGGATAATGTTATCCCGCGCGGTATCGCGATCACTTCCGATTCCAAGATCGCGTATGTCGCCAATATGAAGGGCGGTTCTATCGCGGTCATCGACCTCGTCAAGCTCGAGAAGGTCAAGAACCTTTATATCACCGGAAACCCCCGTCATATCGTGCTTTCCCCGGATAACAAATTCCTCTATATCACCGACAACTCCGGCGGTAAGGTCATCAAGTACGATATCGAAGCGGGTAAAATAGCTAAATCGCAGTACGTCGGCGCAATGGCTCGTACTGTCGCGATTACCCCCGACGGGAAGTACCTGATAGCCGCGGCGCACGGCGCGGATCTCCTTGTAGTTCTGGACTCCGATACATTGGCGATCCTGTCGAAAACCACCTTCTTCAAGCCGATGGGGATATCCGTATCGCCCGACGGGAAGCAGGTTTGGGTATCGAGTTACGGCGGCGGATATGTCAGCGCGTTCGAACTCACGGAATAA
- a CDS encoding NAD(P)-dependent glycerol-3-phosphate dehydrogenase: MKISVIGAGGWGTALAIRASKRHDVTLWSYSETEAESIRSARENKDYLPGAPIPDNILVTSDRAAVNESDMWLFAVPSHFFRGTVRLFSDMPRAGRILVSATKGFEFPSEKRMSTVLAEELPDGGSITVISGPSHAEEVAHGQPTGVAAASSDEACARAVQEAFSDETFRLYTNDDVLGVEVCGAVKNVIAIAAGVLRGLGYGDNTMAALITRGLAEIRRLGLALGAKESTFSGLAGMGDLVVTCTSRHSRNGRTGELLASGKTMEQITGSMKMVAEGVETVKTAVKFEDELNIPMPISRAVYRMLYEHSDPLQELGSLMTRPLKSETI, encoded by the coding sequence TTGAAAATATCGGTAATCGGCGCGGGCGGCTGGGGAACCGCGCTCGCGATACGCGCCTCGAAGCGTCACGATGTCACTCTGTGGTCGTACTCCGAGACGGAAGCGGAATCGATCCGTTCCGCGCGCGAGAATAAGGACTACCTTCCGGGCGCGCCTATTCCCGATAACATACTGGTAACAAGCGACCGCGCCGCGGTGAATGAGTCCGATATGTGGCTCTTCGCGGTGCCGTCGCACTTTTTCCGCGGTACAGTCCGTCTCTTCTCCGATATGCCCCGCGCCGGCAGGATTTTAGTCAGCGCGACCAAGGGCTTCGAATTCCCGTCCGAAAAACGCATGAGTACCGTGCTCGCCGAGGAACTCCCCGACGGCGGCAGTATCACCGTCATCTCAGGGCCCAGTCATGCCGAGGAAGTCGCGCACGGCCAGCCGACCGGAGTAGCGGCGGCGTCCTCCGACGAGGCATGCGCACGCGCGGTGCAGGAAGCGTTCTCCGACGAGACATTCCGCCTCTATACGAACGACGACGTACTTGGGGTCGAGGTCTGCGGCGCGGTAAAGAACGTGATCGCGATCGCGGCGGGAGTCCTTCGGGGGCTGGGGTACGGCGACAATACGATGGCCGCGCTGATTACGCGCGGGCTCGCGGAAATACGGAGGCTCGGCCTCGCGCTCGGCGCGAAAGAGTCTACCTTCTCCGGGCTTGCCGGGATGGGCGACCTTGTCGTGACCTGTACGAGCAGGCACAGCCGTAACGGGCGTACCGGCGAACTTCTCGCCTCGGGAAAGACGATGGAACAGATCACCGGCTCGATGAAAATGGTCGCCGAAGGGGTGGAGACAGTCAAGACGGCGGTAAAATTCGAGGACGAGCTCAATATCCCCATGCCTATTTCCAGAGCAGTCTACCGGATGCTCTACGAACATTCCGACCCGCTTCAGGAACTCGGTTCCCTGATGACCCGTCCGTTAAAAAGCGAAACCATCTAA
- a CDS encoding type III pantothenate kinase — MLLTIDIGNTNITYGVFDGGGEVIQYANSKTDKQMTTDDLAVHFFRLLDLWGIGKSGITGVIVSSVVPRLDYPFQHMFGKYMNIAPVFIDRALIPVRIEYDNPDEIGADRIVNAYAGICMYPGKNLIIVDFGTATTFDVVSADNTYIGGLIVPGILTSLSAMEEKASKLPHIDLSITPKLIGKNTVDGIRSGLLNGSGAMMDEVNRRIKAEMGWKDCVIIATGGLSELIQQSSTSINIIDKHLTLKGLYYIWKLKNA, encoded by the coding sequence GTGCTTCTCACTATCGATATCGGGAATACGAATATCACCTACGGCGTGTTCGACGGCGGCGGCGAAGTGATCCAATACGCGAACTCGAAGACCGACAAGCAGATGACGACCGACGACCTCGCGGTGCATTTTTTCCGTCTCCTCGACCTGTGGGGGATCGGTAAATCCGGCATCACGGGAGTGATCGTCTCAAGCGTCGTGCCGCGTCTCGACTACCCGTTCCAGCACATGTTCGGCAAATATATGAACATCGCGCCCGTTTTTATCGACCGCGCGCTGATACCGGTCAGGATCGAGTACGACAACCCCGATGAAATCGGCGCCGACCGTATTGTGAACGCCTACGCGGGGATATGCATGTACCCCGGTAAAAACCTCATCATCGTCGATTTCGGCACCGCCACCACGTTCGACGTGGTCTCCGCGGATAACACCTATATCGGCGGCCTGATCGTTCCGGGTATTCTGACATCATTGAGCGCGATGGAGGAAAAAGCCTCCAAACTCCCGCATATCGATTTATCCATCACGCCGAAACTGATCGGCAAGAATACGGTCGACGGCATCCGTTCGGGGCTCCTCAACGGGAGCGGGGCGATGATGGACGAAGTGAACCGCAGGATCAAGGCCGAAATGGGATGGAAGGATTGCGTGATTATCGCGACGGGAGGCCTGAGCGAGCTAATACAACAGTCATCTACGTCGATAAATATAATAGACAAACACCTGACATTGAAGGGTTTGTATTATATCTGGAAGCTGAAGAATGCTTAA
- a CDS encoding N-acetylmuramoyl-L-alanine amidase produces MLKRASILVLLILTGAFYNFTSADVPPGKGAVSLVKFCKDYHLHLKINLDLGYCDLMNDDLKVRLFLTMPYLVHKDKVYYFDERLGTDSSGGIVLPKAYAETLIKIVKKFSDMNPPLNGKVIETEQFVDMGKLTNTQKKTNAAPVNPGIHENIIIIEEVSTNKKPGITAVEEIKPAKITNQKSTNDLKSDKTPPACYNNDGFVPINAIIIDAGHGGNDPGALGKSGAKEKDIVLNLAKMVYLNFKPEPGLKVFLSRKTDVFVTLEDRVEYSSKVAKDYHAIFVSIHANASPDKNAKGIEVYYLSDNVSDMESTQVEVLENAGFSKTDVEKTAVLYSIIADLIHDGIKLESQQMANFVYKTLVNTTKAPGRGVKAGNFYVLKYNPIPAILVEVGFISSKEEEKRLLSKDYQELVAKGLYYGIKKYVTEYNKTKGFCQ; encoded by the coding sequence ATGCTTAAAAGGGCTTCGATCCTTGTCTTATTAATTCTGACCGGCGCGTTTTATAATTTCACGAGCGCGGACGTCCCTCCCGGAAAGGGCGCGGTATCGCTCGTGAAATTCTGCAAGGATTACCATCTCCACCTGAAAATCAATCTCGACCTCGGATACTGCGACCTGATGAACGACGACCTGAAAGTGCGTCTTTTCCTAACGATGCCCTATCTGGTGCACAAGGATAAAGTTTACTATTTCGACGAGCGCCTCGGCACGGATTCCTCCGGGGGTATCGTGCTCCCCAAGGCCTACGCGGAAACGCTGATTAAAATAGTTAAAAAGTTCTCCGATATGAATCCCCCGTTAAACGGTAAGGTGATCGAGACGGAGCAGTTCGTGGACATGGGGAAACTGACTAACACGCAGAAGAAAACGAACGCCGCGCCCGTTAATCCCGGGATACACGAAAACATCATAATTATAGAAGAAGTTTCGACGAATAAAAAGCCCGGTATTACGGCGGTCGAGGAAATCAAGCCCGCGAAAATCACCAACCAGAAATCTACCAACGATTTAAAGAGTGACAAAACTCCGCCGGCTTGTTATAATAATGACGGATTTGTCCCGATCAACGCGATCATAATCGACGCGGGGCACGGCGGAAACGACCCCGGGGCGCTCGGAAAATCCGGCGCTAAGGAGAAGGATATCGTCCTGAACCTCGCGAAAATGGTGTACCTGAATTTCAAGCCGGAACCCGGCCTGAAGGTATTCCTCTCCCGGAAGACGGACGTGTTTGTCACGCTCGAGGACAGGGTGGAGTACAGTTCGAAGGTCGCGAAGGACTATCACGCGATTTTCGTGAGCATCCATGCCAACGCCAGCCCGGATAAGAACGCGAAGGGGATCGAGGTATACTACCTGTCGGACAATGTTTCCGATATGGAGTCCACGCAGGTGGAGGTGCTCGAGAACGCTGGGTTCTCCAAAACGGATGTGGAAAAGACCGCGGTGCTTTATTCGATTATCGCCGATCTGATACATGACGGTATCAAGCTCGAATCCCAGCAGATGGCGAACTTCGTATATAAGACGCTGGTCAATACCACGAAAGCCCCCGGACGCGGCGTGAAGGCGGGGAATTTTTACGTGCTGAAATATAACCCGATCCCCGCCATACTGGTCGAGGTCGGATTTATATCGAGCAAAGAGGAAGAGAAGCGTCTGCTATCGAAGGACTACCAGGAACTGGTGGCGAAAGGGTTATACTACGGGATTAAGAAATATGTAACAGAGTACAATAAAACGAAAGGATTTTGCCAGTGA
- a CDS encoding TIM barrel protein: MDRLYFLTAGIPISARPRTLLNGLRRIKALGLDGMELEFGRGIRQNFPLMKQVGLLAKELGLVLTAHAPYTINLNSKDPKIIEKSYQAILETARSLDVARGWSMVFHPGYYLGEQPRFVFPRIQKHLEHIVQLAGKEALRVWIRPELMGKKSQFGTLYELVEMSANLGGSVLPCIDLSHWHARTGKNNSYDEVERILKMLDHDIGGDVLKNMHIHFSGIEYGESGERRHTIFRKSDVRYREILKVLYDYDAGGALVCESPNVEGDLLMLKLIYDSF; this comes from the coding sequence ATGGACCGGCTCTATTTTTTAACGGCGGGAATCCCGATTTCCGCGAGGCCGCGCACTTTACTGAACGGTCTCCGGCGTATTAAAGCGTTGGGTCTCGACGGAATGGAGCTGGAGTTCGGGCGCGGTATCCGCCAGAATTTTCCGCTGATGAAGCAGGTGGGACTCCTCGCGAAAGAGTTGGGTCTTGTCCTGACCGCGCACGCCCCGTACACTATCAATCTGAATTCCAAAGACCCCAAAATTATCGAAAAAAGTTACCAGGCGATACTTGAGACCGCCCGCTCTCTCGACGTCGCCCGCGGATGGAGCATGGTTTTTCACCCCGGGTACTATCTCGGGGAACAGCCGCGTTTCGTATTCCCGCGTATCCAGAAGCATCTGGAACATATCGTCCAGCTCGCGGGCAAGGAAGCGCTGAGGGTATGGATTCGCCCGGAACTGATGGGGAAAAAGTCCCAGTTCGGCACATTGTACGAGCTGGTGGAGATGAGCGCCAATCTCGGCGGGAGCGTCCTTCCATGTATCGACCTGTCGCATTGGCATGCCCGTACCGGGAAAAATAATTCCTACGACGAAGTCGAGCGGATATTGAAAATGCTCGACCATGATATTGGCGGCGACGTATTGAAAAATATGCATATCCATTTTTCCGGGATAGAGTACGGCGAATCGGGGGAGCGGCGGCATACGATATTCCGGAAAAGCGACGTCCGTTACCGCGAGATATTGAAGGTTCTATACGATTACGATGCGGGGGGAGCGCTGGTGTGCGAAAGCCCGAATGTCGAAGGCGATCTGCTGATGCTGAAACTCATCTACGATTCGTTCTAA
- a CDS encoding NUDIX hydrolase, with amino-acid sequence MKPVVKVRVQGAIFGNDNALLLACHERGESRYWVLPGGKVEFGETMEDALKRELREELGFDNADVSDLLFIDEYISPETERHVVLIAFLAEVPDDALAGVHVVAQDESIVAVGFFTEQAIRESSDTFYPSKETLLNLF; translated from the coding sequence ATGAAACCGGTTGTGAAGGTGCGAGTACAGGGCGCAATATTCGGCAACGATAATGCTTTATTATTGGCCTGCCATGAGAGAGGAGAAAGCCGTTACTGGGTTTTGCCCGGCGGAAAAGTGGAGTTCGGCGAAACGATGGAAGACGCGCTGAAACGCGAGCTTCGCGAGGAACTCGGGTTCGATAACGCGGACGTCAGCGATCTGTTATTTATCGACGAGTATATCAGCCCCGAGACCGAGCGGCATGTCGTTCTGATCGCGTTTCTTGCCGAGGTTCCCGACGATGCGCTAGCCGGTGTTCATGTTGTCGCGCAGGATGAATCGATTGTTGCGGTAGGCTTCTTTACCGAACAGGCGATTCGGGAGTCTTCGGATACTTTTTATCCGTCAAAAGAAACGCTCCTCAATCTTTTTTAA
- a CDS encoding ParB N-terminal domain-containing protein: MVVKIKDIRVGKRVRKDIGDLSNLKKSIKKHGILNPILLTGDNELIAGYRRLTAARELGLEEVEAKIVDPRDNIEFLEMEMEENMIRKDFSQDELLDGMKKKKSLVSPNIFQRIWNFIKRIFGIR; this comes from the coding sequence ATGGTCGTAAAAATTAAGGACATACGAGTCGGGAAAAGAGTCCGTAAGGACATCGGTGATCTATCCAATCTGAAAAAAAGCATAAAGAAGCATGGAATATTAAATCCTATATTGTTGACCGGTGATAACGAGTTGATCGCGGGTTACCGCCGATTGACCGCTGCCAGGGAGTTGGGTCTGGAAGAAGTCGAGGCGAAAATAGTCGATCCCAGGGATAATATCGAATTCCTCGAAATGGAGATGGAAGAAAATATGATCCGCAAGGATTTCAGTCAGGACGAGCTTCTGGACGGAATGAAAAAGAAAAAGAGCCTGGTTTCGCCGAATATATTCCAACGCATATGGAACTTCATTAAGAGGATTTTCGGAATTCGGTAA
- a CDS encoding OmpA family protein, translating to MASLLRGILPFVLFMLPAVSMFPVKIEYNILKGLKYRMKIMVYQDIYLNGNYHSSIESMNKALLEVLWVTNGIGFYRGKFNYYQKKANTDMSMQLMTVYDSEFYRNTQGQMKVPKQFIMPTLRGIPSFPTNELKVGDTWWADAEELHEGILTGAKNILRFALNVHYTYMGLQTNLSGQLLAHFYVDYHAIQYPKNDPDIMSFTGFSHMDFYWDMLLGGPHAYTEEYSFLFTFHDGQTVLYNGTTSATVDYLTDITNDAKVKLTQELSNKLGPASGAGLKETPDAIVVNLGNILFDYNMATLKPEAKTILDKVAEVLNLHPSLDIEVSGHTDNTGKPENNMTLSELRAKAVVDYLISKGVDPDRLSYIGYGSTKPIAPNTTEEGRALNRRVEIKILTKE from the coding sequence ATGGCAAGTCTGTTGAGGGGAATCTTGCCTTTCGTCCTGTTCATGCTTCCCGCCGTATCGATGTTTCCCGTCAAAATCGAGTACAACATTCTCAAGGGTCTGAAGTACCGTATGAAAATCATGGTCTATCAGGATATTTACCTGAACGGAAACTATCATTCGAGCATCGAATCGATGAACAAGGCGCTTCTCGAGGTACTGTGGGTCACCAACGGTATCGGGTTCTACCGCGGCAAGTTCAATTATTACCAGAAGAAGGCGAATACCGACATGTCGATGCAGTTGATGACTGTGTACGACTCCGAGTTCTACCGCAACACGCAGGGGCAGATGAAGGTGCCCAAGCAGTTTATCATGCCTACCCTGCGCGGCATCCCGTCGTTCCCGACGAACGAGCTGAAGGTCGGCGACACTTGGTGGGCGGACGCGGAGGAGCTGCACGAGGGTATCCTCACCGGCGCGAAAAATATCCTGCGCTTCGCTCTCAACGTGCATTACACCTACATGGGGCTGCAAACCAACCTTTCCGGCCAGCTTCTCGCGCACTTCTATGTCGATTATCACGCGATCCAGTACCCGAAGAACGACCCGGATATTATGAGCTTCACCGGATTCTCGCACATGGATTTCTATTGGGATATGCTCCTCGGCGGGCCGCACGCCTACACCGAGGAATACTCCTTCCTGTTCACATTCCACGATGGCCAGACGGTGCTCTATAACGGCACGACCTCGGCGACCGTCGATTACCTGACCGATATCACGAACGACGCGAAAGTCAAGCTCACGCAGGAGCTTTCCAATAAGCTCGGTCCCGCTTCGGGCGCCGGACTCAAGGAGACTCCCGACGCGATTGTCGTCAACCTCGGCAATATCCTGTTCGATTACAATATGGCGACCCTCAAGCCCGAGGCGAAAACTATCCTCGATAAGGTCGCGGAGGTGCTGAACCTGCACCCGTCGCTGGATATCGAGGTGTCCGGGCATACCGACAACACCGGCAAGCCGGAGAACAATATGACGCTGTCCGAGCTCCGCGCGAAAGCGGTCGTCGATTACCTGATATCGAAGGGCGTCGACCCCGACCGGCTGTCGTATATCGGTTACGGGAGCACGAAACCCATCGCGCCGAACACGACCGAGGAAGGGCGCGCTCTGAACCGGCGGGTTGAAATAAAGATACTGACGAAGGAATAG
- a CDS encoding OmpA family protein → MRRFVVVSLLTLVSVSLFAVKLEFKDPAGRKYRIKSMITQKIYYKNKLVGAEETMFKTVMEVLDVSGKTAHYAGKYFDLSKKADYHESYKLENQYETTEFYRDNLGLMKVPAQFMMPTLRGVPTFPSYDLTPGMSWNAPAEELILGTASNNIHVSMNVSYKYMGIVTNNGKPLAFLLIDYHIAHHPDNDPELASFTGYSHINYFWSMEYGGPYSYSDEFNFTFTYKKGDTWRIEGTSEAVVEVVEDVTKPEKAKLVTEITDKLKNKPGAEIKTTDDGIIVNMGQILFDIDKASLKPESKAVLDKLAEVLRKYPLLDIQVSGHTDITGNEKWNMTLSELRAKTVADYLVSKGVDPLRISYIGCGSSKPIAPNNTEEGRMLNRRVEIKIITKE, encoded by the coding sequence ATGAGGCGATTCGTGGTAGTATCCCTTTTAACGCTGGTATCCGTTTCCCTTTTCGCGGTCAAGCTCGAATTCAAGGACCCGGCGGGACGCAAATACCGTATTAAAAGTATGATAACGCAGAAAATCTATTATAAAAACAAGCTGGTCGGCGCCGAAGAGACCATGTTCAAAACCGTGATGGAAGTACTCGACGTATCCGGTAAGACCGCGCATTACGCCGGGAAGTATTTCGACCTCTCCAAGAAAGCGGATTATCATGAATCCTACAAACTCGAAAACCAGTACGAAACCACCGAATTCTACCGCGACAACCTCGGACTGATGAAAGTACCGGCGCAGTTCATGATGCCCACCCTGCGCGGAGTCCCGACTTTCCCGTCCTACGACCTCACCCCGGGTATGTCGTGGAACGCACCCGCCGAGGAGCTGATCCTCGGTACCGCGTCGAACAATATCCATGTCAGCATGAACGTCTCGTACAAATATATGGGTATAGTGACCAATAACGGCAAGCCCCTTGCGTTCCTGCTGATCGATTACCATATCGCGCACCATCCCGACAACGACCCCGAACTGGCGTCGTTCACCGGGTACTCACATATCAATTATTTCTGGAGCATGGAATACGGCGGCCCCTACTCCTATTCCGACGAATTCAACTTCACGTTCACCTATAAAAAGGGCGACACATGGCGGATAGAGGGGACGTCGGAGGCGGTAGTCGAAGTAGTCGAGGATGTGACAAAGCCCGAGAAGGCGAAACTGGTCACCGAGATCACCGACAAGCTGAAGAACAAGCCCGGCGCGGAGATCAAGACCACCGACGACGGGATAATCGTCAATATGGGGCAGATACTGTTCGATATCGACAAGGCCTCGCTGAAACCGGAGTCGAAGGCGGTGCTCGATAAGCTCGCGGAAGTTCTGCGGAAATATCCCCTGCTGGATATTCAGGTCTCCGGGCACACCGATATTACCGGCAACGAGAAATGGAATATGACCCTGTCCGAGCTCCGCGCGAAAACTGTGGCGGATTACCTCGTATCGAAGGGGGTCGATCCCCTGCGTATTTCCTACATCGGCTGCGGGAGTTCCAAGCCCATCGCGCCGAACAATACCGAGGAAGGGCGGATGCTGAACAGACGTGTGGAAATTAAGATCATTACGAAGGAATAG
- the flgF gene encoding flagellar basal-body rod protein FlgF produces MVKGIYTGASGMIATENELNSVANNLANVNTDGYKMETSVLKAFPEMLVKRLNDDGLVVFPLGSYDLGPVVGKMGTGVEFNEAFIRFEQGNLQETGNEFDFALEGQGFMTIMTPDGERYTRDGNFKISVDGFLVDKEGNKVLGENGPIQIGQNNFAIDNFGNVYANADVPWNQFTDKSGNDWKNIIKLDKLKIVDFQEKRYLKREGYSMYAATELSGPAFVMPDNIKPKVYQGFVEKSNVNPVWEMTRMIEIQRLYEANQKAIQTEDEMLNKVINQVGRGMA; encoded by the coding sequence ATGGTAAAAGGAATCTATACCGGCGCGAGCGGAATGATCGCCACCGAGAACGAACTCAACTCGGTCGCGAACAACCTCGCTAACGTCAACACCGACGGGTATAAAATGGAGACAAGCGTCCTCAAGGCGTTCCCGGAGATGCTTGTCAAACGGCTGAATGACGACGGGCTGGTGGTATTCCCGCTCGGCTCCTACGACCTCGGCCCGGTGGTCGGGAAAATGGGCACCGGCGTGGAGTTCAACGAAGCGTTCATCCGTTTCGAGCAGGGCAACCTGCAGGAGACCGGCAACGAGTTCGATTTCGCGCTCGAGGGTCAGGGTTTTATGACTATCATGACTCCCGACGGGGAACGCTATACCCGCGACGGGAATTTTAAGATAAGCGTGGACGGCTTTCTGGTCGATAAGGAAGGAAATAAGGTGCTCGGCGAGAACGGGCCTATCCAGATCGGCCAGAATAATTTTGCGATCGATAACTTCGGTAACGTCTATGCCAACGCGGACGTCCCGTGGAACCAGTTCACCGACAAGTCCGGCAACGACTGGAAGAATATAATCAAGCTCGATAAACTGAAGATCGTCGATTTCCAGGAGAAACGCTACCTGAAGCGCGAGGGGTACAGTATGTACGCCGCGACCGAACTTTCCGGCCCCGCGTTCGTGATGCCCGATAATATCAAACCGAAGGTCTATCAGGGCTTTGTCGAGAAATCGAACGTTAACCCCGTATGGGAAATGACGCGGATGATAGAAATACAGCGCCTCTACGAGGCGAACCAGAAGGCCATCCAGACCGAGGACGAGATGCTGAATAAAGTCATCAACCAGGTCGGACGGGGAATGGCGTAG